From a region of the Candidatus Cloacimonas sp. genome:
- a CDS encoding tRNA threonylcarbamoyladenosine dehydratase yields the protein MNETYFSRTELLVGQQGMQKLAQTSVAVIGLGGVGSYSAEALARSGIGKLILIDFDVIEPTNINRQILALQSNIGKPKVELMQQRILDINPKAEVIIYQEVLDENKQDSLLAGAEYCVDAIDSLSAKISLLEFLLKNERKFISVMGAGNRLDPSQIHISTIDKSYNCPLARKVRKLLSKKGIKGSFPCVYSSELPLKIAEDNEVTEAEDLLQVKQRKVIGSISYLPSIMGLMAASYVIRDILKD from the coding sequence ATGAACGAAACATATTTCTCCCGAACTGAACTTTTAGTTGGGCAGCAAGGTATGCAAAAATTAGCTCAGACCTCTGTGGCAGTTATTGGTTTGGGAGGAGTTGGTTCTTATTCTGCAGAAGCTTTAGCCCGTTCCGGAATCGGGAAATTGATACTGATTGACTTTGATGTAATTGAACCTACAAATATCAACAGGCAGATTTTAGCTTTGCAATCCAACATTGGCAAGCCCAAAGTAGAATTAATGCAACAGCGGATTCTGGATATCAATCCTAAGGCAGAAGTGATTATCTATCAGGAAGTTCTGGATGAAAATAAGCAGGATAGCTTACTTGCGGGAGCAGAATATTGTGTGGATGCTATTGATAGTTTGAGTGCCAAGATTAGCTTATTGGAATTCTTGCTTAAAAATGAACGCAAATTTATCAGTGTAATGGGAGCAGGAAATCGGTTAGATCCTTCGCAAATTCATATTTCTACTATTGATAAAAGCTACAACTGTCCCTTAGCCAGAAAAGTAAGAAAGCTGCTAAGCAAAAAAGGTATAAAAGGAAGTTTCCCTTGTGTTTATTCTTCTGAATTACCACTGAAAATAGCTGAAGATAATGAAGTTACCGAAGCAGAAGATTTATTACAGGTAAAACAGAGAAAGGTTATTGGTTCTATCAGTTATCTACCTTCAATAATGGGATTGATGGCTGCGTCTTATGTAATAAGGGATATCCTAAAAGATTGA
- a CDS encoding TatD family hydrolase: MAFIDAHCHLANLAEFMPVLPLMEEAEKQGIHFWLSSVLAKAEIAWHQTNPDKRIAYSAGIHPNYDECDLELMDIEELCARKKIWAIGEIGLDRNNPDFAGQLKTFITQLELAKQYNLPVVLHLVGHTSEAYNILKQYKLQYLVHGYAGSLEGFKDLLRLNSLFTISERLLKKDKRELLTAMIDSNRFLFETDITREYVKPREVNPLLRLISLISSVAEFTEIHPDTLKKQQQINFNGYERNIFLPN; encoded by the coding sequence ATGGCTTTTATAGATGCGCATTGTCATTTGGCGAATTTAGCGGAATTTATGCCTGTGTTGCCTTTAATGGAAGAAGCGGAAAAACAGGGAATTCACTTTTGGCTTTCTTCTGTGCTGGCTAAAGCAGAAATTGCCTGGCATCAAACAAACCCCGATAAACGCATTGCTTACAGTGCCGGAATTCATCCTAACTATGATGAATGCGATTTGGAGCTGATGGATATTGAAGAACTTTGTGCCAGGAAAAAGATTTGGGCAATCGGAGAAATTGGACTGGATAGAAATAATCCTGATTTTGCAGGGCAACTAAAGACATTTATTACTCAGCTGGAACTTGCCAAACAATACAATCTGCCGGTTGTTTTACATCTTGTAGGGCATACCAGCGAAGCATATAACATCCTGAAACAATATAAGCTACAATATCTTGTGCACGGTTATGCAGGTTCCTTAGAGGGTTTTAAAGACCTTTTACGCTTGAATTCACTTTTTACAATTTCCGAGCGGTTATTAAAAAAGGATAAGAGAGAACTTTTAACCGCTATGATAGATAGTAACCGCTTTTTATTTGAAACAGATATAACGCGTGAATATGTAAAGCCAAGAGAAGTTAATCCTCTTTTACGCTTAATTTCTCTTATCTCTTCTGTAGCTGAATTTACAGAAATTCACCCAGACACATTAAAAAAACAACAACAGATAAACTTTAACGGCTATGAACGAAACATATTTCTCCCGAACTGA
- a CDS encoding inositol-3-phosphate synthase, with product MLRGNEIKQAEGKLGVILVGLGAVSTTFVAGVQAIKKGIAEPFGSVTQMSTIRLGKRTENRTPLIKDFVPLANLQDLEFMAWDIFPNDAYEAALKAGVLEKELLDKIEPELRSLKPQKAVFNNNYVKKLHGTYVKTGDNKMDLAQQLMEDIKRFKEEKNCSRLVMAWAASTEVYLEANPVHNTLESFEQGLRDNHPAIAPSMIYAYAALQMGIPFINGAPNFNLEIPAFRKLAEEKKVPVGGKDFKTGQTLMKTIIAPGLKARMIGIHGWFSTNILGNRDGEVLDDPESFKTKEVSKLSVLETILEPEKYPQLYKDLYHKVRINYYPPRGDNKESWDNIDIFGWLGYPMQIKINFLCRDSILAAPVLLDLILFMDLAQRCDMFGVQEWLSFFWKSPMTAPGLYPENDLFIQQMKLKNTLRYMMKEDLITHLGLEYYNEM from the coding sequence ATGCTTAGAGGTAATGAAATCAAACAGGCAGAAGGCAAACTTGGCGTTATATTAGTAGGTTTAGGCGCTGTAAGTACAACTTTTGTAGCTGGCGTTCAAGCAATTAAAAAAGGCATTGCGGAACCCTTTGGTTCGGTTACACAGATGTCCACTATCCGCTTAGGAAAAAGAACTGAAAATAGAACCCCGTTAATAAAGGACTTTGTGCCTCTCGCTAATTTACAGGATTTGGAATTTATGGCTTGGGATATTTTCCCTAATGATGCTTATGAAGCAGCATTAAAAGCCGGAGTTTTGGAAAAAGAACTGCTGGATAAAATTGAGCCGGAATTGCGTTCTCTGAAGCCCCAAAAGGCGGTTTTCAATAATAACTATGTGAAAAAATTACACGGCACTTATGTTAAAACCGGCGATAATAAAATGGATTTGGCTCAGCAACTGATGGAAGATATCAAACGCTTTAAAGAAGAAAAAAATTGCAGTCGGTTAGTGATGGCTTGGGCTGCCTCCACTGAGGTCTATTTGGAAGCCAACCCGGTGCATAATACTTTGGAAAGTTTTGAACAGGGTTTGCGGGATAATCATCCGGCAATCGCTCCTTCAATGATTTATGCTTATGCCGCTTTGCAGATGGGAATTCCTTTTATCAATGGTGCTCCGAATTTTAATCTGGAAATTCCGGCTTTTAGAAAACTGGCGGAAGAGAAAAAAGTTCCCGTTGGCGGTAAGGATTTTAAAACCGGTCAAACATTGATGAAAACAATCATCGCTCCCGGGCTAAAAGCCAGAATGATTGGTATTCACGGTTGGTTTTCTACCAATATTTTAGGTAATAGAGACGGAGAAGTTCTTGATGACCCCGAAAGTTTTAAGACCAAAGAAGTTAGCAAGCTTTCGGTGCTGGAAACAATTCTGGAACCGGAAAAATATCCTCAGCTCTATAAAGACCTCTATCATAAAGTCCGTATCAATTATTATCCTCCGCGTGGCGATAATAAAGAAAGCTGGGATAATATAGATATTTTTGGCTGGCTCGGTTATCCGATGCAAATTAAAATCAATTTCCTGTGTAGAGATAGCATTCTGGCTGCTCCTGTTTTGCTGGATTTAATTCTCTTTATGGATTTGGCACAGCGTTGTGATATGTTTGGAGTTCAGGAATGGCTTTCTTTCTTTTGGAAATCCCCTATGACTGCTCCCGGGCTTTATCCCGAAAACGACCTTTTCATTCAACAGATGAAACTGAAAAATACTTTGCGCTATATGATGAAAGAAGACCTGATTACGCATCTGGGTTTGGAGTATTATAACGAAATGTAA
- a CDS encoding sugar phosphate nucleotidyltransferase, whose amino-acid sequence MQAVIIAAGIGSRLWQTTKQVPKTLLPYQNGTILSTIIEHLKDAGITELIMVIGYKKNYIIEYLQKNPPALPVTFVENLEWDKGNALSVYKVKDYIKDEPFLLSMSDHLVKVEALKKIAEFPERLNLLLVDPFITENFDLDDATKVQTENDYIIAIGKELTTYNALDCGIFRLEPDFFTAVEKAMAKGKDSISNAISELITLKRIKAITLDKANQWIDIDTPEAYQFAQHFVP is encoded by the coding sequence TTGCAAGCAGTAATAATTGCAGCTGGAATTGGCAGTCGCCTCTGGCAAACTACAAAACAAGTTCCTAAAACCCTGCTTCCCTATCAAAACGGAACTATCCTATCCACTATTATTGAACACCTGAAAGATGCAGGCATTACAGAACTGATAATGGTTATCGGGTATAAGAAGAACTATATAATTGAATACCTGCAGAAAAATCCCCCCGCCTTACCGGTAACTTTTGTAGAAAACCTTGAGTGGGACAAAGGAAATGCCCTTTCGGTTTATAAAGTAAAGGATTATATAAAGGATGAGCCCTTTCTCCTTTCTATGTCTGACCACCTGGTAAAAGTAGAAGCCCTAAAAAAGATAGCCGAATTTCCGGAACGCCTTAACCTGCTTTTAGTGGACCCTTTTATAACGGAAAACTTTGATCTGGATGACGCTACAAAAGTGCAGACAGAAAATGATTACATAATTGCTATCGGCAAAGAACTGACTACTTATAATGCCTTGGATTGTGGAATATTTCGTTTGGAACCGGATTTCTTTACAGCAGTGGAAAAAGCAATGGCTAAAGGGAAGGACTCTATCAGCAATGCGATTTCGGAACTGATAACCTTAAAGCGCATAAAAGCAATTACTTTAGATAAAGCAAATCAGTGGATAGATATTGATACCCCTGAAGCATATCAATTTGCTCAACACTTTGTTCCCTGA
- a CDS encoding CDP-glycerol glycerophosphotransferase family protein has protein sequence MKKIKLLFRIGYAYHKSAFDPIIELLLNNPKYDVWFSLDMEKIKYLWFEFPYRNKITEDWKKLGYRFTQETTGFDIVISGDTLRNAKDYGKTLLIFLNHGTGIKNILYRNLARSPGVKYQIFVEGQHRVESLLKCPYLGKSEVHLIGLPKLDYYFQGKFKREEVLQRWNLDPAKKTVLFAPTYKPTCMYEIKDDIFEQTRNYNLIIKLHPYSWMGKYAPHKQHRIFERRVKKYPHSVLLPFTEFNIVPYYAAADTVISEASSTVFDFIALNKFGIVYDLACDKLNHSDGQPLLEIDNREFLKGAFPHIQNGKQLPEAIATALNPTLDMIAKADEYRQKYFYGLDGKASIRFVEKMEELYSEGGHENGA, from the coding sequence ATGAAGAAGATAAAACTCCTTTTCAGAATTGGCTATGCCTATCATAAGTCCGCCTTTGATCCTATTATAGAGCTGCTTCTGAATAACCCCAAATACGATGTTTGGTTTTCGCTGGATATGGAAAAAATCAAATATTTGTGGTTTGAATTTCCCTATCGGAACAAAATAACTGAGGACTGGAAAAAACTCGGCTATCGCTTTACACAAGAGACAACTGGATTTGATATTGTTATTTCCGGGGATACTCTTCGCAATGCAAAGGATTATGGTAAAACACTGCTGATTTTTCTGAATCACGGAACAGGCATTAAAAATATACTCTATCGTAACTTAGCTCGTTCTCCCGGAGTTAAATACCAGATTTTTGTGGAAGGACAGCATAGAGTTGAATCCCTGTTAAAATGCCCCTATTTGGGAAAAAGCGAAGTCCATTTAATCGGCTTGCCTAAACTGGACTACTATTTTCAGGGTAAATTTAAGCGGGAAGAGGTGTTACAACGCTGGAATCTTGATCCCGCTAAAAAAACAGTGCTTTTTGCTCCAACTTATAAACCAACCTGTATGTATGAAATTAAAGATGACATCTTTGAACAAACCAGGAACTATAATCTGATTATTAAACTTCATCCCTACAGCTGGATGGGAAAATATGCCCCGCATAAACAACACCGGATATTTGAAAGACGCGTGAAAAAATATCCTCATTCAGTGCTTTTGCCTTTTACGGAATTTAATATCGTTCCCTATTATGCTGCCGCCGATACTGTTATCAGTGAGGCATCCAGCACGGTTTTTGATTTTATTGCCTTGAATAAATTCGGTATTGTTTATGACCTTGCTTGCGATAAACTGAATCATTCAGACGGTCAACCCCTGCTGGAAATTGATAACCGGGAATTTTTAAAAGGTGCTTTTCCCCATATCCAAAACGGGAAACAACTTCCTGAAGCAATCGCTACAGCCCTTAATCCTACTTTGGATATGATTGCTAAGGCAGATGAATACCGCCAAAAGTATTTCTACGGTTTGGACGGAAAAGCCAGTATCCGCTTTGTTGAAAAAATGGAAGAGCTTTACTCTGAAGGGGGTCACGAAAATGGAGCGTAA